A stretch of Labrus mixtus chromosome 7, fLabMix1.1, whole genome shotgun sequence DNA encodes these proteins:
- the LOC132978204 gene encoding elastase-1-like, producing MTEGSFGSFAKTFRHSADMLRFLLLTSLAALVLAELGPQPRYLEDNLERVVGGEVARPNSWPWQISLQYRSGSRFYHTCGGTLIQRGWVMTAAHCVDSNREWRVVIGEHDLNSNSGTEQIKTVSKVYIHQGWDSSSVANGFDIALLRLSSDATLNSNVQLGSLPPSGQILPHNNLCYVTGWGRTSTGGSLSSQLKQAYLPLVGHETCSSGDWWGSTVQPTMVCGGGGAEAGCNGDSGGPLNCLVNGNYHVHGIASFVSGYGCNYPKKPTVFTRVSAYIGWMDAIMN from the exons ATGACGGAGGGAAGTTTTGGTTCCTTTGCAAAAACGTTCCGACACAGTGCAGACATGCTGAGGTTTCTTCTGTTGACAAGTCTAGCAGCCTTGG TGCTGGCTGAGCTGGGGCCCCAGCCCAGGTACCTGGAGGACAACCTTGAAAGGGTTGTTGGAGGTGAGGTGGCCAGACCCAACTCCTGGCCCTGGCAG ATCTCTCTTCAGTACAGATCTGGCAGCAGGTTCTACCACACATGCGGAGGAACCCTGATTCAGAGAGGCTGGGTTATGACTGCTGCTCACTGTGTGGACAG TAACAGGGAATGGCGCGTTGTTATCGGCGAACATGACCTCAACAGCAACAGTGGCACGGAGCAAATCAAGACTGTCAGCAAAGTTTACATCCATCAGGGATGGGACTCCAGCAGCGTGGCTAATGG ATTCGACATTGCCCTGCTGCGTTTGTCCTCTGACGCCACCCTGAACTCCAATGTCCAGCTGGGCTCTCTGCCTCCTTCTGGCCAGATTCTGCCCCACAACAACCTCTGCTACGTCACCGGATGGGGGCGCACTTCCA CTGGTGGCAGCCTCTCCTCTCAGCTGAAGCAGGCCTACCTGCCTCTGGTCGGCCATGAGACCTGCAGCAGCGGCGACTGGTGGGGCAGCACTGTCCAGCCCACTATGGTGtgcggtggtggtggtgccGAGGCTGGATGCAAT GGTGACTCTGGTGGCCCCCTGAACTGCCTTGTTAATGGAAATTACCACGTCCATGGCATTGCCAGCTTTGTGTCTGGTTATGGATGTAACTATCCCAAGAAGCCCACCGTCTTCACCCGTGTCTCCGCCTACATCGGCTGGATGGATGCT ATCATGAACTAA
- the LOC132978203 gene encoding elastase-1-like: protein MLRFLLLTSLAALVLAELEPQPRFLEDDSAEERVVGGEVARPNSWPWQISLQYKSGSNFYHTCGGTLIRRGWVMTAAHCVDSSRTWRVVLGDHNINSQEGTEQYMSVSRVYIHPNWNSNSVAGGWDIALLRLSTDASLNNNVQLGALPPSGQVLPHNNFCYITGWGRTQTGGQLSAQLKQAYLPVVDHKTCTSYGWWGSTVKDSMVCAGGASESGCQGDSGGPLNCSVNGQWVVHGVTSFVSSSGCNAYRRPTVFTRVSAYISWMNGIMG from the exons ATGCTCAGGTTTCTTTTGTTGACCTCTCTCGCAGCCCTCG TGCTGGCTGAGCTGGAGCCCCAGCCCAGGTTCCTGGAGGATGACAGTGCTGAGGAGAGAGTTGTGGGAGGTGAAGTGGCCAGACCCAACTCCTGGCCCTGGCAG ATCTCTCTTCAGTACAAATCTGGCAGCAACTTCTACCACACCTGTGGAGGCACCCTGATCAGGAGGGGATGGGTCATGACCGCCGCTCACTGTGTGGACAG TTCCAGGACTTGGCGTGTTGTTCTTGGAGATCACAACATCAACTCCCAAGAGGGCACTGAGCAGTACATGAGCGTGAGCCGCGTCTACATCCACCCCAACTGGAACTCCAACAGCGTCGCCGGAGG ATGGGATATTGCTCTCCTGCGTCTGTCCACTGATGCTTCTCTCAACAACAATGTTCAGCTCGGTGCTCTGCCCCCCTCCGGTCAGGTCCTGCCCCACAATAACTTCTGCTACATCACCGGCTGGGGACGCACTCAGA CTGGCGGTCAGCTGTCCGCTCAGCTGAAGCAGGCCTACCTCCCCGTTGTTGACCACAAAACCTGCACCAGCTACGGATGGTGGGGCAGCACCGTGAAGGACTCCATGGTTTGTGCTGGAGGCGCCAGCGAATCTGGTTGCCAG GGTGACTCCGGCGGCCCTCTGAACTGCAGCGTCAACGGCCAGTGGGTGGTCCACGGTGTGACCAGCTTTGTGTCCTCCTCCGGCTGCAACGCCTACAGGAGGCCCACTGTCTTCACCCGTGTCTCCGCATACATCAGCTGGATGAATGGA ATCATGGGTTGA
- the gls2b gene encoding glutaminase 2b, with amino-acid sequence MHCFKALRLSTSAHLFVKNTDALKKVFIIQPACCHCTKSTSSSQQRPATHLDHVHVKMNVNSKPPSSGVEDMLFYTITEGKDQVPLSYFTSALKRTGLHPSDPRLKDCMEKLQKAVNESDGEVMMDRDLFHRCVGGNVILLIQAFRKKFIIPEFDVFAQKINEIYHTVQSHSDGKVADYIPQLAKFSPRLWGVSLCTVDGQRHSVGDTKQPFCLQSCVKPLQYAIAAHEAGTEQVHRYVGMEPSGFKFNMLSLDDEDKPHNPMVNAGAIVISSLIKPLSNKAEKFDYVMDFVKKMAGQEFVGFSNAMFQSEKETGNRNFAIGYYMKEKKCFPPGVEMIDALDFYFQLCSIEVTCESGSIMAATLANGGICPITGERVLSAEAVRNTLSLMHSCGMYDFSGQMAFHVGLPAKSGVSGAILLVIPNVMGVMCWSPPLDRVGNSVRGIHFCQELVSLFNFHNYDNLRHFVKKQDPRRQDGEERNKSVVNLMFAAYSGDVSALRRFALSSMDMDLKDYDSRTALHIAAAEGHVDVMKFLTETCKVDPFVKDRWGNLPIDDALQFGHDEVVKVLKDYQQIFSQQEIQRTEPEHTPKLDTIEGMV; translated from the exons ATGCATTGTTTTAAAGCTCTGCGGCTGTCGACCTCTGCGCACCTCTTCGTCAAAAACACAGACGCTCTGAAGAAAGTTTTCATCATCCAGCCGGCATGTTGTCACTGCACGAAGTCAACGTCGTCGTCCCAGCAACGACCTGCAACGCACTTGGATCATGTCCATGTCAAAAT GAATGTAAACTCAAAGCCCCCGAGCTCTGGAGTGGAGGACATGCTCTTCTACACAATCACAGAGGGAAAAGATCAAGTGCCTCTGTCATACTTTACATCA GCCCTGAAGAGAACTGGCCTTCACCCGTCTGACCCTCGTCTAAAGGACTGCATGGAGAAGCTTCAAAAGGCTGTGAATGAGTCAGATGGTGAGGTGATGATGGACAGAGACCTTTTCCACAG gtgtGTTGGTGGAAATGTCATCCTGCTGATCCAGGCCTTCAGAAAGAAATTCATTATCCCTgagtttgatgtgtttgcacagaaaataaatgaaatctaCCACACTGTGCAAAGCCACAGTGATGGGAAG GTTGCAGACTACATCCCCCAACTGGCCAAGTTTAGCCCAAGACTGTGGGGCGTGTCTCTGTGTACAGTGGACGGCCAGAG ACACTCAGTGGGCGACACCAAGCAGCCGTTCTGCCTGCAGTCGTGTGTGAAGCCGCTGCAGTACGCCATCGCCGCCCACGAGGCGGGGACAGAACAAGTTCATCGCTATGTCGGCATGGAGCCCAGCGGATTCAAGTTCAACATGCTCTCACTGGATGATGAAG ATAAGCCCCACAACCCCATGGTGAACGCTGGAGCCATAGTGATCAGCTCTCTTATCAAG CCTCTTTCAAATAAGGCCGAGAAGTTTGACTAT GTTATGGACTTTGTGAAAAAGATGGCGGGTCAGGAGTTTGTGGGATTCAGCAATGCCAT gTTTCAGTCAGAAAAAGAAACCGGCAACAGAAACTTTGCCATCGGATACTacatgaaagagaagaag TGTTTCCCCCCGGGTGTTGAAATGATCGATGCCCTGGACTTCTACTTCCAG CTTTGCTCCATCGAGGTGACCTGCGAGTCAGGGAGCATCATGGCTGCCACTCTGGCCAACGGAGGGATCTGTCCAATCACAGGCGAGCGTGTGCTGAGCGCTGAGGCAGTGCGAAATACCTTGAGTCTGATGCACTCATGTGGCATGTATGACTTCTCTGGACAGATGGCTTTTCAT GTGGGCTTGCCGGCTAAATCCGGGGTGTCCGGTGCAATACTGCTGGTGATCCCCAACGTCATGGGAGTGATGTGTTGGTCACCTCCgctggacagagtcggaaacaGCGTCAGAGGAATACATTTCTGTCAG GAGCTTGTATCGCTCTTCAATTTCCACAACTACGACAACTTGAGGCACTTTGTGAAGAAGCAGGACCCTCGCAGACAGGATGGCGAGGAGAGG AACAAGTCTGTCGTCAACTTGATGTTTGCAGCCTACAGTGGAGACGTGTCTGCTCTGAGAAG GTTTGCTCTCTCATCCATGGACATGGACCTGAAAGACTATGATTCTCGAACAGCGCTGCATATCGCTGCAGCAGAGG GTCACGTGGATGTGATGAAGTTTCTTACTGAAACCTGCAAAGTTGATCCGTTTGTTAAAGACAG GTGGGGGAACCTTCCCATCGATGACGCCCTGCAGTTTGGTCATGACGAGGTGGTGAAGGTGCTGAAAGACTACCAGCAGATCTTCAGTCAGCAGGAAATACAGCGCACTGAGCCTGAGCATACCCCGAAGCTGGACACCATCGAGGGAATGgtgtga
- the rdh5 gene encoding retinol dehydrogenase 5 has translation MDMQVVYDLLGENAWLYISGTFVVLWIVIWLYRDSIEIDKISEKYVFVTGCDSGFGNLLCKKLDRKGFKVLAGCLTEKGADDLKRVAGPHLKTVLLDVTNQDSIEKAMEWTKKEVGEKGLWGIVNNAGRALPMGPSEWMKVEDFHSTLKVNMNGVIAMTMIFLPLIKKAHGRIVNVASVLGRVAANGGGYCVSKFAVESFSDCLRRDINYFGINVCIIEPGFFKTAVTSLDPLERELHRLWNQLSPEVQASYGDKYLDKYIKVQRLIMNAICDSDLSKVTNCMEHALTSAYPRTRYSAGWDAKLLWIPLSYMPSCVVDIGLKLVLPRPLKSV, from the exons ATGGATATGCAGGTTGTCTACGACCTTTTAGG GGAAAATGCCTGGTTGTACATCAGTGGTACCTTCGTGGTGTTGTGGATTGTCATTTGGCTCTACAGAGACAGCATTGAGATCGACAAAATCTCTGAAaagtacgtctttgtaaccggCTGCGACTCCGGGTTTGGAAACCTGCTTTGTAAGAAGCTGGATCGCAAAGGTTTCAAAGTGCTTGCCGGCTGCCTCACAGAAAAGGGAGCTGATGACCTGAAGAGGGTGGCGGGGCCTCATTTGAAGACCGTTCTGCTGGATGTGACCAATCAGGACAGCATCGAGAAAGCCATGGAGTGGACCAAGAAGGAGGTCGGCGAAAAGG gACTTTGGGGTATTGTGAACAATGCTGGACGTGCATTACCCATGGGCCCTTCAGAGTGGATGAAAGTGGAGGATTTCCACAGCACACTGAAAGTCAACATGAACGGAGTGATTGCCATGACGATGATCTTCCTGCCGCTCATCAAAAAGGCTCACGGACGTATTGTGAATGTGGCCTCAGTGCTTGGAAGGGTGGCTGCAAACGGGGGCGGATACTGCGTCTCTAAGTTTGCAGTGGAGTCTTTCTCTGACTGCCTTAG GAGAGATATAAACTACTTTGGAATCAACGTGTGCATCATTGAGCCAGGGTTTTTCAAGACAGCGGTGACAAGCCTGGATCCCCTCGAGCGGGAGCTGCATCGCCTCTGGAACCAGCTCAGCCCTGAGGTGCAAGCCAGCTATGGAGACAAGTACCTGGATAAAT ACATCAAGGTCCAGCGTTTGATCATGAACGCTATCTGCGACTCCGACCTCAGCAAGGTGACCAACTGCATGGAGCACGCTCTGACCTCTGCATACCCTCGCACCAGATACAGCGCCGGCTGGGACGCCAAGCTGCTCTGGATCCCGCTGTCTTACATGCCTTCATGTGTGGTTGATATCGGGCTGAAGCTGGTTCTGCCTCGTCCTTTAAAGAGCGTGTAA